The window CCGCGGCCCGCGCCACCCAGGGCCACATCGAGCGGGCCCGCCGCCTGGCCACCGACCCCGCCGCACGCGAACGCCGGGCCACCGTCCTGAAGCTCCCCCTGCGCGTGGACGAGATTGGCGGCTGCCTCAGAGCCGCCCAGGAACTCGTCGACGCGGCGGCCGACGACGCCAAGGCGCTCGCGGAGGAGATGGACGCCAAGGAGGCCGAGGAGCTGAAGACGGCGCTCGGCGCGACCCAGGGCGGCCGGCTGCCCCGAGGCACGGCAGGCGTGATGAAGGACCTGGAGGACAAGCAGAAGCGCCGCCGCACCCGCACCCAGCGCGACAGCCTCGACCTCGCCCTGACCGACCTCACCGGCCTCTACCGCGACGTCCTGGCCCTCCAGCTCGGCTCCCGCGTCGCCATCGCCAACGCGGACGTCGAGGACACCCTGGAGCGCCTCGCCCGCGACGGCTCGCCCGAGTCCACCCTGCGCCGCATAGAGGCGATCGCGGCCTGCCGCGACGCCCTCGACCGCAACGTGGCCCCGCTGCTGGCGGTGGAGGCGATGACGATGGCCCTCAGAGCGGGCTGACGAGGCCCGGGCACCGAGACATCGGCGTCACTCGTACGGGCAACGCTCCGCACGTAACGCACTCATTCGATCGCGGAGAGTTACGCTCGCTGGATGCACATCAGGCGCGCCCTCCGTCCGAACAGCAGCAGAGGCCCTCGGCCCCGAACCTCCCTCCGCGCGGTACGCGCGGGCGGCACCCTCCTGGCGGCCGCCGCCCTGCTGGTCTCGGCCTGCACCCCAGGCACCACGCAGCGCCGGACCGAACCCGCGGCGGTCGCGGCGCTGGCCGCGCTGCCGCGGGCCACGCCGTCGGCCTTGTCGTCGTACTACGGGCAGAAGCCGTCCTGGCGCGGCTGCGGGGTGGCCGGCTTCGAGTGCGCCACGGTCAAGGCGCCGCTCGACTACGAGCGGCCCACCGCCGGTGACGTCCGGCTGGCCGTGGCCCGCAAGAAGGCGTCCGGCCCGGGCAAGCGGCTCGGTTCGCTCCTGATGAACCCGGGCGGGCCGGGCGGCTCGGCCATCGCATATCTCCAGCACTACGCGGGTATCGGCTACCCGGAGGAGGTCCGCGCCCGCTACGACCTGGTCGCGATGGACCCGCGCGGGGTCTCCCGCAGCGACTCCGTGCAGTGTCTCGACGACCGGGACATGGACACGTACACGCAGACCGACTTCACGCCCGACGACCGCAAGGAGACCGACGCGCTGGTCGCCGCGTACCGCAAGTTCGCGGAGGGCTGCGGCGCGCACGCCGCCCGGCTGCTGCGGCACGTCTCCACCGTGGAGGCGGCGCGCGACATGGACATCCTGCGCGCGGTGCTGGGCGACGGAAAGCTGAACTACGTCGGTGCCTCGTACGGGACGTTCCTCGGGGCGACGTACGCCGGCCTGTTCCCGCAACGCGTCGGCCGCCTGGTCCTGGACGGTGCCATGGACCCGTCGCTGTCGGCTCGCCGGATGAACCTGGACCAGGCGGCGGGCTTCGACGGGGCCTTCCAGTCGTTCGCGAAGGACTGCGTACGGCAGAGCGACTGCAACCTCGGCGGCCCCGGCGCGACGCCGAAGCAGGTCGGCGACCAGCTCGCCACCTTCTTCCGCAAACTCGACGCCCACCCGATCCCCGCCGGTGACGCCGGCGGCCGCAGCCTCGGCGAATCCCTCGGCACCATCGGGGTGATCGCGGCGATGTACGACCAGGCGGCCTGGCCGCAACTGCGCGCGGCGCTGACGTCGGCGATGAAGCAGAACGACGGCGCCGCGCTGCTGGCCCTCGCCGACAGCTACTACGAGCGCGACTCCAGCGGCCACTACACCAACCTGATGTACGCCAACGCCGCCGTGAACTGCCTGGACCTGCCGGCCCCCTTCGCGGACCCCGAGCAGGTGGAGGAAGCCCTCCCCGCCTTCGAGAAGGCCTCCCCGGTCTTCGGCCGCGGCCTCGCCTGGAACACGCTGAACTGCGCGTACTGGCCGGTGAAGCCCACCGGCCAGTCCCATCGCATCGAGGCCAGGGGCGCCGCCCCCATCGTGGTGGTCGGCACCACCCGCGACCCGGCGACCCCCTACCGCTGGGCCCAGGGCCTGTCCCGTCAGCTCGTCTCGGCCCGTCTGCTGACCTTCGACGGCGACGGCCACACCGCCTACCGCCGCGGCAGCGGCTGCATCGACTCCGCGATCAACACCTATCTCCTCCAGGGGACCCCTCCGGCGAACGGCAAACGCTGCTCGTAACCACGGCCCCGCCCCGGGCGCCCCGGCCCCCGGGGCGCCCGAGGGCGTGTGCGAAGCACCCCCGGATACTGTGTAGACTTACCGACGTTGCCAATCGCACCATGGTGCCGGCAGCACGCCGCTTTAGCTCAGATGGCCAGAGCAACGCACTCGTAATGCGTAGGTCTCGGGTTCGAATCCCGAAAGCGGCTCCATTCGAAGCCCAGCTCAGACAGTGTCTGAGCTGGGCTTTTTCGTTCAGCGGAGACGACGGCGCCGCCGCGAGCGGGCCGCGCGGGTGTCGGCGGTCTCAGTTCTGGTCTCAGTGGGGCCCGGATGGGGGTCCGGGGGAGCGGGTACGAAGAACTCGCCCATGCGCCGCATCGCGTCCTTCGACAGGTGAGATCTGCCCTTCACGTAGCGGCGGGTCTGGCTGATCTGGGTGTGCCGCAGAATCTCCATGATCGTGGGCATGTCGACGCCCAGTTCGTTCAGGATCGTGCCGGCCGTGTGGCGGCTCCCGTCATAGAGGCGGCGGTCGTCGATGCCTGCCTCAGCGAGCAGCTCCTTGAATTCCTCGTAGTCCTGTCGTGGGTCGAGAGGGCGCCCGTCCGGGCGTGAGAACACCACGTGGTGTTCCTCCCACAGCTCCTCGGCCGCGGCTCGCATCTCCTCTGGCTGTGCCTTGTGATCGCGCAGGAACGGGATGAAGACGGGCGGGACCGGGACGGCGTTCCGGCTTTTCTTGGTCTTGGGCCGGGTGAAGGTGAGTCCCCCCTCCTTGCGCTGTGGGCAGGCGCTCGCGTGCCTGGCGCAAGTCTTGGGGCAGGGCTTCGGACAACCCCGCTTGTAGTTTCGGTGCGTGGTGCAGTCGGGCGGGCACGGCTCGAAGCGGTGGAGACGGGCGCCACAGGCTCGCGGGGCGTCGCAGCCGTGGCGCCACGTGAGGCGCTGGAGCTGCCACTCCGGGCGAAACAGCTCCGCCTCCAGGTCGACGTACGGCCACCGCAGACCGAGCGTCTCGCCCTGCCGGAACCCCATGCCGACACCCACGATCCACCGCATGAAGGTGGGGCGTTTCGCCGCCGCTTCGAGGAACGCCTTCGCCTCTTCCTTGGTGAAGGGGTTCGCCTCGGTCTCGTCGATGCTCGGCGGGTCCACGAGCGTGGCGATGTTCTCGCCGACGATGCGCCGGCGGTGGGCAATCTTCAGCGCGCGCGACAGGATGCGGTGAACCTTCACCACGTGGGAGGGGGCGTGCCCGGCATCGAGCAACGCTCGGTACATCCGCTCCAGGTGCTCCGGCTGCAGCTTGTCGATGCGGTGCTTGCCGACGCCCGGGACGATGTCGTTGCGGGTCTTGGACTTCGGCTTTGGCTTCGGCTTCGGTGGGAGTGTCGCAGGTTTCGGTGAGGTGGACCTTGTAGCCGAGCCAGAACAGATCGTCGCCCTTGGCCGCCCACCGCGCATCAGGGTCGTAGGGAGAGGCCAGGCGGAGATGGCCTGGCGGGACGCCCTCCTTGTCGGCTTCCCGCTTCACGATCACCTCCCGTCCCCGCGCGTCAGTGGATACGTAGTAGGTCTGCACGAGCATCCTGCGCAGGAACGCGACCGGCTCGATCTCCCGCAGCCATCCCGGCGCCCCGGGTGCCCAGACCGCCCGGCAGAGCGCCAGCGCGTCCTGCCCGAACACCACGGCCAGCCGGTCCCGCTTCGACTTCGACGACGGCATCGTCCACCCGTTGACGCGTTCCTCGTAGCGGTGCGCGAGCTCGGGAACGTCCACCGCGTCGGCCAGCCAGCCCGGAGCCGCGACCGCAAGCGCCTCCAAGGCTGCCCGTACGCTCTCACCCGCGAGTTCGGTTCGGTTCAGGTCATGGACCGCGCTGATCACATGGGTGGAGTCGGTGCGCTGCTTGCCACCGGCCCCGACCAGGCCCTGCTCGCGGCAGACGTCCACGAGCCGGTCGAACACCACCCGCTCCATGCCGTGCTCCACGAGCCGGGTCCTGAAGCGGGACAGCACGGTCGCGTCGAAACCGGTATCGGTCAGTTCCGCGCCGATCGCGTACTTCCAGTCGATCGCGCGGACTGCCATCGCAGCGGCCTGCCGGTCGGTCAGGTTCTCCGCGAACTGCAGCACCGTGACCAGCGATAACACCGCCGGCGGCAGGCCCGGCGCTCCACGGCGTCCGAACGCCCCGGTGAACGGCTCGTCCGCGAACACCTCGCCCAGCCGATCCCGCGCCCGCATCGCCAGTGTCCCGTGAGGGAACGCCGCCCGAGCGACAGCCACGGTCTGTGCCGGGATCTCTGGCAGCCCCTTCGGCTGCAACGACATCTGCTCCACCCCCTGCGGCCCACGACGCGACCAGGGCCACAGAAGCGATCATGCCGCACCCGCGACGCTCACTCAGTCGAATTACGCAGCAGAGTCACGGGCAGCCAGGCGACGGCCAGCCACGCGGCGGCGCCGTGCTCGACGGTCAGTGCGTGCGCGACCAGGACACCGGTCGCGATGAGGCCGAACGACCAGCCGACACCGGTCACGGTGCCGTTGTGGTCGCCCTGCGCGGCCAGACGACGCTCATAGGCGAGGGTGGCCAGCCATCCGCCGTCGATGCCGAGACCGACGACCAGGGCGACCGGCCACGGCACCGCCGTGCCCAGCCACATCACGACCACGGCCAGGGTGAGCACCATGGACACCGCCGTCATGGCGACGGCGGGCAGAACGGTCTTGGCCTTCATGCCCTGCCTCCGATCGTGAGCAGGGCGGCGAGGATGAGCAGGGCCCCGCCGGTGTAGGTGAGGTCGACCGCGCGGCGCAGGCAGGTGAACTTGGCGACGGCCAGCCGCGACAGGCCGGCGACGTCCGCCGCGAGGTCCCCGCCGTTGACGGTGGTGGTGATCTCGTCGGGGGTGAGGGTGGCCCACAGCGGGAAGCCGTGCCGGCCGCCCAGGTTCGGGCGCACCGAACGCAGCAGCATCCCCGCCGCGGCGACCAGCACCGCCAGGCCACCCCCGCCGACGATGGCGGCCGACAGGGTCAGGGGGAGGTCGCGGGCGACCGTCCAGGCGCCGGCCAGCACCGCGCCGACGAACGCCAAAAGCAGCCCGGTCTTGCTGTCGGTCCGCGCGATCTCCGCCTTCACCTCGGCGTGCGCCGCGGTCAGGTTCCGGCCGGTGTCGCTCACGCGGCACCCCCGGGCACCATCGAGCCGGCCGTGCGGTTGAGCAGGGCCACGCGGGCGGAGAGCGCCCGGCGGCGGGCGCGGCGGATGCGGCGGGCGTCCAGCTCGGTGGGCGTGCGGTCCAACGTGACGATCCGCGCGTCCAGCAGGTCGACGTCCGCCAGGATCACGGGCATCTCCAACTCGATCGCGTCCAGCTCCGCGGCCGTCGGCTCCATGAAGTCGGCGAACGCGGTAACAGCGTCCTGAACAGTGACGATGTGACTCATCGGGTCGTGTTCCTCTCGCATAGGAACGGCCCGAACAGCGGCCCCGGTGTTCCCGCACCGGGGCCGCGCGCCGTTGAAGTCGGAACATCCGGCTCCCCTCAGCGCTGCTCGTACGAGACGAGCAGCGGAGGCAACCGGCCGCAGCGGTGCTGCGGAGATTGAGTCGCGCTGTACCTCACACGGGGAACCCGTGTGGCCGCCCACTTGGCCGAGGAGGGGCGGCGTGATCCCCATTCAGTTGTCAAGGAACTTGTGCTTCCTTCGCACTCACCCCGCCTGAGCTGGGGCTTTCCTCCGGGCACGCCCTGTACAGCTGAACCGTACGTGACAGCCTATCCACCTTGTCTGGAGGAGTGTCGCAGCAAGAGACTGCATGAGTCCTGCTTGGAGAGTCAAGCCCCCTGGTCTAACTTGTACGGAGGAGTCGGAGCAGAGGGGATGCCTTGGCAGTGCGACGCGGTATGACGAAGGCGCAGGAAATCGCCTATGACCTGCGCGAACAGATCCAGTCCGGCCGGCTGGCACCGGGTGAGGCCCTGCCTAGCGAATCCAGGATGATGAGTCAGTACGGCTACAGCCGTGAGACCGTCCGCGCCGGCGTCCGCCTCTTGATTGAGGAAGGCTTGGTAGTCACCGGCCAGGGGCAAGGGAAGTACGTCCGCGAGGACTACCCCCCTGTCGTCTGGAACTGGACGACGCTCGAAAGTCGGAGCCGCCACGCGAATGCCGTGGAAGGGCGGACCGCCGGCGACCAGTGGGCGAGCGCAATCGCGGAGAACGGAAACGCTCCCCGCCAAGAGATCTCGGTCTCCATCGTTGTGCCCCCGCCTCACGTCCGGGAGCGTCTTGGGCTCCCGGCAGACGGATTGGCTGTGGCGCGCAAGCGCATCCGGTTCATAGACAACCGGCCCTATGCACTCGCCGACTCGTACTTCCCTCAAGAACTCGTGGTCGGCACACCCTTGATGGAGCCGCGAGACGTCTCAGCGCCTGGCAGCATCCTGGCGTCTGTGGGACTCGTGCAAGCCAAGTTCGTGGACGAAATCTCAGTCCGTATGCCGACTCACCAGGAAGCGGAGCAACTTGGCCTTCCCGCAGCCACTCCAGTCGCAGAGCACACCCGAACGGGCTATGACGCGGACGACCGCCCCCTCCGCTGCATGGTCACCATCCTTCCCGGAGACAGGCACAAGATCCTCTATGAAGTCAGTACGGACTGAGTACCTCCGCCCCGCAGCGGCGCAGGACGTACCCGCCCTCTTGGCCCTACGTGCAGAGGCCGAAGGGTGGCTGCGTACCAAGGGAACCGACCAGTGGAGCGACCGAGAGACCGGCGAGCGCGCTATCTCGAAGTGGCGCGCGAGCATAGACGAGGGGCGGGCATGGGTCGTCGTTGGCAAGGGTGACGAGGTACTCGCCACCGTCAGCCGTGGCCCTGTCGACCGGGACTTCTGGACCGATGCCGATCGTCCCGAAACAGCGCTGTACCTCTACAAGCTGATCGTTGCCCGAGAAGCGTCCGGCCGGCAGCTCGGAACACGGGTCATCGACTGGATGTCCCGGCTCGCCGCCCCTGGAAGGACGAACCTGGGTCCGCATCGACACGTGGCGCACGAACACCGGGCTGCACGCCTACTACGAACGGTTGGGGTTCCAACACGTACGCACCGAGGCACCGTCCCACAGGCGCTCGGGATGGCTCGCTCAACGCCAGGCCGGTGAGGTGGCCCTGCCGCATGACCTCTTGCCTATTGGGCCCCGCGAGGGGTGCCACGGGGATGGGACAACGCTCCTCGAAGTGCCGCATCAGAGGGCGGACGCAGAGGCCAACGGCCCGCGCCGACCTCGCAGAGGAACGCAATGAAACCTCAAGATCAAGACCAAGCCGAGTAAAAGGCTAAATGCAGCAACAAGGTAAAGCGGTGATCTACTGGAAGAAAAGGTGTAGCCAATCAATTCACGCCAAAACGCAGCACGTCTTTGGTGACCCTTTACAAACGGCCCGCAATGGCAAATGATCTTCCTTGAAGCCAACACGCAAGGAACACAACAAGGGGAGATCATGAGTAGAGCAGCAAAACTTCTCGCATCGGCTGCCGTGGTCGGCATGGCTGCGACGGGGGCTCTGTCCACGGCGGGCTCGGCCGCCGCCACCTCACAGCCGCAAGTGCACGTCGCCACCTACAAGTCCACCGAAAAGGCCCCGCCCGAGTTTCTGCGCGGACCGAACGGCGAGGTTCCCACCGAGTGGGGCGTGGCCACCTTCCCGACGGATGTCGAATTCGACTCCGACGACATGATCACCACGAAGGAGAGCAAGGGGGGCGGAACCTGGAACTACGGGACCGTCCTCGACGGCATCTACAAGGGGTGCTACTCCAACTACATCCACCCCACCAAGCAGCACTCGGCCTCGGTGTCCATAGGGAATGCGACCGACAAGGTCATTAAGAACGCCGACATCTGGGCGAATGCGTACGCGACTTCGGGTGCCGCGCACACGTGCAACGCCTACTGGAACACGTACTGATCTCGCCGGTCTAACCACGGCCTGACCAGCTGAAGCACCGGCCGCCCTAGACCTGCGGCCGGTGCTTCATTCCCTTATAATCTCACATCTTCGAGTGGTCGAGCCACCCACTCGTTCCCACCATCTCTCGCGAGGTTGTCCCAGTATGCGCACGCTGCCACTTGTGTCGTTAGCCATCGTCACGGGCGCCGCCGTGGGAATCGGCGGCCCCCTCCTCGACGCATCGGCTAGCCCATCGGCAAGCGCGCTTGGGGCAGTCCTGGTAGCCGGCTGGTGTTACGCAGCTATCTCCTTTTGCCTCGGCATGGCAAGCACATCCAGGTTGAAGGCCGCCACCGTCGGCACGGCTACATTGCTCATCGCTGTGGTCTCCTATTACTCACTCAAGGCCGCGCAGGGCGATTTCAGGACAGTCGATCTCTCTGAGACCAGCGGCAGAGAGTTCTTCTCATGGGGCGAATTCGCCAGCATGACGTTGTATTGGTGCGTCGTAGGCCTAATCTTGGGACCGCTTCTCGGCGTGGCGGGTTGGATGGCACGCCAAGGCACGATTCGCCTCCCATTTCAACTCCTCGTCCCAGTTATCGCACTTGCCGAGACAATGATGCGGTTGCAAGTCGAAGCGTCCAGGGCCTCATCTCCAGCGGTATGGGCCTGGGAGTCTGTTCGCGCGACGTCGATAGCACTGATCGTGCTCCTCATCGGCGTGGCGGCATGGAAAAAGCACAATCGTCGTTCGCCCGCGTAGCTCGATGGCTGAGTGACCCCATGCGTGAAGGTGGCCGAGGCCAAGCGCCTCGGACTACTGGTCTCGGACGGAAGGGGAAACGAGGGGCCCCGGACGCCATCAGGCGTCGAGGGCCCTGTGGCGTTACCGGTCGGCGGTGGCGGCGAGCGCGCAACGCGGGCACGCCGTGCTGTACAACAGTCCCCGCGACTGACCATGACCGACGGCAACTCCAGAGACGCGGAAGGCCACGTAGGCGACTGCTGACCGCGCCGAGAGCTCCACTGCCGGTCGCAGCGTCGCCGTTCTGGACGAGGTGCGGACGGTGAGGGGCTGTGTCTCTGGATGGCGTTGCGTCTCCGCAGGTCACCGCAGGTGTAGGGATGCGAACCTGTGCGGACTGTAAATCTGCCGGCTCGCCCTGCGGGGCCGTCTGTGGGCCGTCGAAGGGCGGCCCAACGACGACCCCTCGGCTACTGGTCTGTACTGGGCTGGCCTTGATCGCGCGAGGTCGCTCCCGCCCCGCGCCTCTTCCTCCGCAACAAGCAGGACGGGTAGCACGAGTAGCGCAGCCGAGTTCACAGCGTACGAGCTGCGCAAGCACGCGCCGGTAGGGGACTGTCGGCCTCGTCAGGTAGTTGTTTGAAAATGGCGACCGGACGAGCGGTGCCGCGACCGGCATCCCCACGGCGCGGTGTTCTTGGCGGTCGAGGCCGTGCGGGCTCCCTTACGCTTTCGCCATCGCAGACCTAGGGGGGTACGTGAGCACCGAAAATGAAGCACCGCGAAGACCGCGGCGACACCTCGTGCTCGTCGGGGCACTCATCGCCGTGCTTGCCGCGCAGTCCACCGCGCTCATCGTCCAGCAGACGCAGATCAGCGCCCTGCAAAACCAGCACAGCAAGCCGGGCCCCGCGGGGGCATCGGGCCCTCCCGGCCCCTCCGGTCCCCCCGGTCCGATAGGCCTGCCCGGACCGGCTGGCAAGGACGGGCAAGACGCCGTCGGCACCGCAGCCATTCCTACGCGGGACAGCAACGACCACGTGCAGTTCACCCAGACCGAAGCCCGCGCCCACTGTGAGACCGTCGCCACCGAGGCTCACCCCGGCAACTCCTCCACCGGCGACTACGCAGCCGACACTCTTACAGACGCGTACTCCGCCACCATGCACGAGAGGACGTTCCAGCAGTGCATGACCGAACTGGGATACCCGCAGTAGAGAGGACAGCGCTCCCTCAACGAAGCCAGTTGAGAATCACTCTCGGTCACAGCATTAGGCAGCTCGTCCGGGGGACTCCGTGGTCTCAATCGTGGTCTCAACCGGTATCGATTCCGGTCACGTCCGCTGTCGTCCGCCAGAGTCGGAAGTTGCCCCTGAGCAGGTGCGATGCCTGCTTCAGGGACTCCCGGGGACGCCCTCGGACCAAGATCGGACAACTCGTAATGCGTAGGTCTCGGGTTCGAATCCCGAAAGCGGCTCCATCCCAAACCCAGCTCAGACAGTGTCTGAGCTGGGTTTTTTCGTTCACCGGCAGTACTGCCAGGACTACCGCGCAGCCGCGTGGGCCCCAGCGTGCCGGCTTGGAAGGGGGCCTTGGACCAGTCCGAGGGGGCGTGCCCGACCGGCCGGGGACAGTGCGCGTCGGCGGACCCGGTCGAGTTCGCCGCCGCGGGCGGCAGGCGTACTTTTGGAATCAGGCAAGGGTGACTCCCTGATTGGAACGTCCGGGCGACATCTCCGGGCGGCCCAGGGGTTCAGGGCCAAGGCCTGGACCGCCGGATCCAAGCGGGGTGCGTACTCACACGGCAGGCGCGGAGGGGTCATGGCCGAGCTCGGTAAGGCGGGCAACCCGCCGAACCCTGCCGCGGTGCTGCACGAGCCCGCACGGCTGGCCGCGGTGGACGCCGTCCGCGCGGTCGACGCACTGACCGCGGACACCTTCGCCCGGTCCGTGGACCTGGCCGTGCGGCTGCTGGACACCCGTATGGCCCTGATCAGCCTGGCCGGGGCGGACCAGCAGTACCTTCGGGGCGACAACGGCAGGGTCGTACCGTGGCACGGGGACCAGGAACGGGTCGACTGGTGTTTCTGTTCCGAGGTGGTGGTCTCGGGCCGGCCGCTGGCCATCGACGACATCCGCTGCGACTCCGCGCACCGGGCCGACCGCGCGGTCGCCGCCACGGGCATGCGCGCCTACCTGGGTGTACCGCTGCTCCTCGAGGAACTGCCGATCGGCGTGCTGTACGTGATCGACACCATGCCCCGGCTGTGGGACCCGGACCAGCAGCACGCCCTGGAGCAACTGGGTGCCTCGGTGATGAGCGAGATCCGGTTGCGGCTGGACGCGGCCGAGCACAGCCGGCTCTACGCGCGGGCCGCGGCCGCCGCCGTGCTCGAGCACAGACGATCACAGCAGTTGCAGGACCTGGCCCGGGCCAGTCTGCGGATCAATGCCGCGCCCTCACTGGACTACGCCCTCCAGACGGTCACCGAGGAGGCCAGGGCGCTGGTGGGTACGCACCAGTCGGTCACCAGCATGACCACGAACCTCCGCTGGGCCCAGGCGATCAACGCGGTCTCCCTGTCGGACAAGTACGGCGAGTACCGCTTCTTCGACGCGCCCCCGGTCGGAGAGGGGATCTACGTCCTGGTGTGCAGGGACAACCGGCCGATGCGGATGACCCAGGACGAGCTGGAGGCGCACCCCGCCTGGCGGGGCTTCGGCTCCTACGCCCCGGCCCATCCGCCGATGCGCGGCTGGCTGGCCGTCCCGCTGATCGGCACCGACGGCCGCAACCTCGGGCTGATCCAGCTCTCGGACAAGACGGACGGCGGCGACTTCACGGCCGACGACGAGGCGGTCCTCGTCCAGCTCGCCCAGCTGGCCTCGGCGAGCATAGAGAAGGCCGCGGCGCTGGAGAACCAGTACGAGATCGCGCGCACCCTGCAGAGCAGTCTGCTGCCGCAGCAGCTGCCCGAGCACTCGGCGGTGTCGGCCGCCTCCCGCTATCTGCCCGCCGCGGCCCGCGCCGGGGTGGGCGGGGACTGGTTCGACGTGATCGGGCTCTCCGGTGCCCGGGTCGCCATGGTGGTCGGGGACGTGGTCGGACACGGCATCCACGCCGCCGCGGCCATGGGCAGGCTGCGTACGGCCGTGCGCACCCTCGCCGATGTCGACCCCACTCCCGAGGAACTGCTCACCCGGCTGGACGACCTGGTGAACCGGCAGTCCGCGGAATCCGGCGCCGACGACGGGGCCGACCCGGCACACGGCGGCGCCGCCGATGTCGGGACCACCTGCCTGTACGCGGTGTACGACCCGGTGACCGGGCGGTGCGCGCTGGCCCGTGCCGGCCATCCGGCGCCGATCGTCGTGGCCCCGGACGGCAGCGCGGACTTCCTCGACCTGCCCTCCGGGCCGCCGCTCGGTGTCGGCGGTGTGCCGTTCGAGACGGCGGAGATCCAGGTGCCGGAGGGCAGCCTGCTCGCCTTCTACACCGACGGCCTGGTCGAGTCCCGGCAGCGCGACCTGGAGGCGGGTCTGGAGGAGCTGCGCCAGGCACTGACCGAGCCGTGCGACTCGCTGGAAGCCCTGTGCGACCACGTGGTCAAGACGCTGCTGCCCGAGCCCCCGGCCGACGACGCGGCACTGCTGCTGGTCCGGCCGCACAGCCTGGACGAGACGCACGTCGCCACCTGGGACATCGCCGCGGAACCGGCCGAAGTGGCCCGGATCCGCGCTCGCACCGCCCGCCTGCTGGCCTCCTGGGGCCTGGAGGAGATCGGCTTCGTGACCGAGCTGGTGGTGAGCGAGCTGGTCACCAACGCCATCCGCTACGGCCAGCCCCCCATACAGATGCGGCTCATTCACGACCGGACGATCATCTGCGAGGTCTCCGACGCCAGCAGTACCGCCCCGCATCTGCGCCAGGCCCGCATCTTCGACGAGGGCGGACGCGGCCTGATGCTGGTCGCCCAGCTCACCCAGCGCTGGGGCACCCGCCATGCGCGCAACGGCAAGACCATCTGGTGCGAGCTGGCCCTGCCGGTGGAGGGCGCGCCGGTGCAGGGTCTGTCCGTTGCAGGACTGGCGGGGCTGGACGGGCTGGATGGTCTGGAAGGGCTGTCCGTG of the Streptomyces sp. NBC_01788 genome contains:
- a CDS encoding alpha/beta hydrolase; this translates as MHIRRALRPNSSRGPRPRTSLRAVRAGGTLLAAAALLVSACTPGTTQRRTEPAAVAALAALPRATPSALSSYYGQKPSWRGCGVAGFECATVKAPLDYERPTAGDVRLAVARKKASGPGKRLGSLLMNPGGPGGSAIAYLQHYAGIGYPEEVRARYDLVAMDPRGVSRSDSVQCLDDRDMDTYTQTDFTPDDRKETDALVAAYRKFAEGCGAHAARLLRHVSTVEAARDMDILRAVLGDGKLNYVGASYGTFLGATYAGLFPQRVGRLVLDGAMDPSLSARRMNLDQAAGFDGAFQSFAKDCVRQSDCNLGGPGATPKQVGDQLATFFRKLDAHPIPAGDAGGRSLGESLGTIGVIAAMYDQAAWPQLRAALTSAMKQNDGAALLALADSYYERDSSGHYTNLMYANAAVNCLDLPAPFADPEQVEEALPAFEKASPVFGRGLAWNTLNCAYWPVKPTGQSHRIEARGAAPIVVVGTTRDPATPYRWAQGLSRQLVSARLLTFDGDGHTAYRRGSGCIDSAINTYLLQGTPPANGKRCS
- a CDS encoding tyrosine-type recombinase/integrase; protein product: MCSGSATRSTSPKPATLPPKPKPKPKSKTRNDIVPGVGKHRIDKLQPEHLERMYRALLDAGHAPSHVVKVHRILSRALKIAHRRRIVGENIATLVDPPSIDETEANPFTKEEAKAFLEAAAKRPTFMRWIVGVGMGFRQGETLGLRWPYVDLEAELFRPEWQLQRLTWRHGCDAPRACGARLHRFEPCPPDCTTHRNYKRGCPKPCPKTCARHASACPQRKEGGLTFTRPKTKKSRNAVPVPPVFIPFLRDHKAQPEEMRAAAEELWEEHHVVFSRPDGRPLDPRQDYEEFKELLAEAGIDDRRLYDGSRHTAGTILNELGVDMPTIMEILRHTQISQTRRYVKGRSHLSKDAMRRMGEFFVPAPPDPHPGPTETRTETADTRAARSRRRRRLR
- a CDS encoding Pycsar system effector family protein, with protein sequence MSDTGRNLTAAHAEVKAEIARTDSKTGLLLAFVGAVLAGAWTVARDLPLTLSAAIVGGGGLAVLVAAAGMLLRSVRPNLGGRHGFPLWATLTPDEITTTVNGGDLAADVAGLSRLAVAKFTCLRRAVDLTYTGGALLILAALLTIGGRA
- a CDS encoding DUF6284 family protein, with the translated sequence MSHIVTVQDAVTAFADFMEPTAAELDAIELEMPVILADVDLLDARIVTLDRTPTELDARRIRRARRRALSARVALLNRTAGSMVPGGAA
- a CDS encoding GntR family transcriptional regulator — encoded protein: MTKAQEIAYDLREQIQSGRLAPGEALPSESRMMSQYGYSRETVRAGVRLLIEEGLVVTGQGQGKYVREDYPPVVWNWTTLESRSRHANAVEGRTAGDQWASAIAENGNAPRQEISVSIVVPPPHVRERLGLPADGLAVARKRIRFIDNRPYALADSYFPQELVVGTPLMEPRDVSAPGSILASVGLVQAKFVDEISVRMPTHQEAEQLGLPAATPVAEHTRTGYDADDRPLRCMVTILPGDRHKILYEVSTD
- a CDS encoding lactococcin 972 family bacteriocin, translating into MAATGALSTAGSAAATSQPQVHVATYKSTEKAPPEFLRGPNGEVPTEWGVATFPTDVEFDSDDMITTKESKGGGTWNYGTVLDGIYKGCYSNYIHPTKQHSASVSIGNATDKVIKNADIWANAYATSGAAHTCNAYWNTY
- a CDS encoding DUF6518 family protein, which translates into the protein MRTLPLVSLAIVTGAAVGIGGPLLDASASPSASALGAVLVAGWCYAAISFCLGMASTSRLKAATVGTATLLIAVVSYYSLKAAQGDFRTVDLSETSGREFFSWGEFASMTLYWCVVGLILGPLLGVAGWMARQGTIRLPFQLLVPVIALAETMMRLQVEASRASSPAVWAWESVRATSIALIVLLIGVAAWKKHNRRSPA